CTCATAAAGTGGTTCACCAGCAGGGCGCTCAGGCACAGGCAGAACAGGAACGCGATCCCGGTTACTCCCAGGAGCACAGACAGGTCGAATATTACTTCCTGATCCAATGCAAATATCCGTACAATGGCCTGGAAGGACACAAGAAACAGCAGGATGGCCAGACTCATAGCGGATATGGTCTCTTTTAAAAATTCCTTCAAAAGATCCGATTTTTTGGCTCCCACTGCCCGCTTGACTGCATACTCTTCTTTTCTTTGCTCCATCATACCCAGTAAAATTACAAAGATATTTAATAACGAAAAAGCGGATACAGCCATCCCCACTCCGGCACGGGATAAGATCATATTTTTTAAAAATACTTTTCCTTCCCTCCCGCTTTCTTCCAGACTTTGCAGAAAGATCTGGCTGCCGTCTGTCCCAGGCGACGCCAGCTGTTCTCTCACCAGACCAAGATCACTGTCCTTTTCCGCCATCACAGACTGCTGCATGCTGTGATGGCCGTAAATATCGGCAAAGCAGTCATAAGGAACCACCACTTTATTTTTCCCGTACCCATGCATGATCCCGATGATCTCAAACTCCTCTCGATGGATCCTGATCCTGTCGCGGATCTGCAGGTCTGCCATGGCGGCAAGCTTGTCTGAAACGACACATTTCTTCTCATCGCCTGCGAATTCCCGTCCGTTCAGAAACCGGCCTGATACCATGCTGTTCCCTGCAAAAGTCTGCATCCTGCCGCCATAGCC
This window of the Massilistercora timonensis genome carries:
- a CDS encoding ABC transporter permease, producing MNKKMIIFAFYLSLLLPGYCLSNAKCFYLQLQNTYPDTIYEGGELGFQGEALGKKEQKQMEQVCEGDIAYQFRTEEILPEVSMEEDVAVLGYGGRMQTFAGNSMVSGRFLNGREFAGDEKKCVVSDKLAAMADLQIRDRIRIHREEFEIIGIMHGYGKNKVVVPYDCFADIYGHHSMQQSVMAEKDSDLGLVREQLASPGTDGSQIFLQSLEESGREGKVFLKNMILSRAGVGMAVSAFSLLNIFVILLGMMEQRKEEYAVKRAVGAKKSDLLKEFLKETISAMSLAILLFLVSFQAIVRIFALDQEVIFDLSVLLGVTGIAFLFCLCLSALLVNHFMRSSIYELLQKERG